Proteins found in one Streptomyces sp. NBC_00461 genomic segment:
- a CDS encoding helix-turn-helix domain-containing protein: protein MAGRKDGARPAQVTGADGTTWAQELLDHLRPTGRDIRRVAAWLADAVHGTACLQDDTGSLLAGTPTPLDEGLVADIVSGRIASAAWDDEGRHLRLVRVELPQPASAGVLVVSRTEPFDRRASDIVTHTAQVVELLLRAHESSMAGRRLQRATSDLRLAILQLLMVEDTISARRVAAGLWPGLLDTDTACVYVLEAGAQDRDRIAEECLDATDEQALVVRCPAVDAHVIVVAPHDAAAAELRLLVGRRPGTFLGGSAPQSLVRTATGYGQAVSALAVARFRPDKQAVYAERTHPERLMDPAVLHGWTTEVLRPLDTLAHHTRAELLATTRLGLEFTAVNAAKVLGVSRNTVRARMERVEGLLRADFSDLPARAVVHLAINARVGLPEEPHETGPVDTAGTTDTADPRLGDLLAGPALRTWAHDLLGRLESDARDLRRTLRTWIAAGGNAERAAHLLGVHAQTVREHVRSAEPVLERQLLASGTDLYEVVLAHLALGDLDQPDLNRTNRDHPGSPVHK from the coding sequence ATGGCTGGCCGAAAGGACGGGGCCCGCCCTGCGCAGGTGACGGGCGCCGACGGCACGACGTGGGCACAGGAACTGCTCGACCACCTCCGGCCGACCGGACGGGACATCCGCCGGGTCGCCGCCTGGCTCGCGGACGCGGTGCACGGGACGGCCTGTCTGCAGGACGACACGGGTAGCCTCCTCGCCGGAACGCCGACACCGCTGGACGAGGGCCTCGTCGCGGACATCGTCTCCGGCCGCATCGCCTCCGCGGCCTGGGACGACGAAGGGCGTCACCTGCGCCTCGTCAGAGTGGAGCTGCCGCAGCCCGCCTCGGCCGGTGTGCTGGTGGTGTCCCGCACGGAACCTTTCGACCGCCGGGCCTCGGACATCGTGACCCACACCGCCCAGGTGGTCGAACTCCTGCTCAGGGCACACGAGTCGAGCATGGCCGGACGCCGTCTGCAACGGGCGACGTCCGATCTGCGCCTGGCCATCCTGCAACTCCTGATGGTCGAGGACACCATCTCCGCCCGTCGTGTCGCCGCAGGGCTGTGGCCCGGCCTGCTCGACACCGACACCGCCTGTGTCTACGTGCTCGAAGCCGGCGCCCAGGACCGCGACCGCATCGCCGAGGAATGCCTGGACGCGACGGACGAGCAGGCCCTGGTCGTGCGCTGCCCCGCCGTGGACGCGCACGTCATCGTCGTCGCTCCGCACGACGCGGCCGCCGCGGAGCTGCGCCTGCTGGTCGGCAGGCGGCCGGGCACCTTCCTCGGCGGCAGCGCCCCGCAGAGCCTCGTCCGCACCGCGACCGGCTACGGACAGGCCGTCAGCGCCCTCGCCGTCGCCCGCTTCCGGCCCGACAAGCAAGCCGTCTACGCCGAACGCACCCACCCCGAACGCCTGATGGACCCGGCCGTGCTCCACGGCTGGACGACCGAGGTCCTGCGCCCGCTGGACACACTCGCGCACCACACCCGCGCCGAACTCCTCGCCACCACCCGCCTTGGCCTGGAGTTCACCGCCGTGAACGCGGCCAAGGTCCTGGGCGTCAGCCGCAACACGGTCCGCGCCCGCATGGAACGCGTGGAGGGCCTGCTGCGCGCGGACTTCTCCGACCTCCCCGCCCGCGCCGTCGTCCACCTCGCGATCAACGCCCGCGTCGGCCTGCCGGAGGAACCCCACGAGACCGGTCCCGTCGACACCGCCGGCACCACGGACACCGCCGACCCTCGGCTCGGCGACCTGCTGGCCGGGCCCGCACTGCGCACCTGGGCACACGACCTGCTCGGCCGCCTGGAGTCCGACGCCCGCGACCTCCGCCGCACCCTGCGCACCTGGATCGCGGCAGGCGGCAACGCCGAACGCGCCGCCCACCTCCTCGGCGTGCACGCGCAGACGGTGCGCGAGCACGTGCGCAGCGCGGAACCCGTCCTCGAACGCCAACTGCTCGCCTCCGGCACCGATCTCTACGAGGTCGTGCTCGCCCACCTGGCCCTCGGCGACCTCGACCAGCCCGACCTCAACCGGACGAACCGGGACCATCCGGGCTCGCCTGTGCACAAGTGA
- a CDS encoding glycosyl hydrolase family 95 catalytic domain-containing protein translates to MRLPDRPVDRRRFLTAAALTLGATTLPGFVFANRAAAAVPPQVTLPGRGTWDNATASAWTDGFLSGNGEYGTVYYGTPTLEKMIFNYHKLVLPNGTRSTMPPDLRSVLEPARDKALAGDYSGAASTFANGWNLQWTQTFHPGYELQLSTPGMTTVNDYARITDFRTGEVTHTWTDSFGTWKRHVFVSRADQVIVHELLPATGRTVDTTLSVNTALDSTPSSVSFATTASVSSGDGYLNLRGTYPAGKGAFGYEGVTRVVVSGSGSSVTASGNTLVVAKATKVLLLTKLGRYETSTGWDAKPLQAALASLTADYATLLGRHAPKHQAMYDRSSIDLNVSTADRQLSTSDLIARQKSNSGAVDIALLERMYDSGRYLFVSSTGILPPRLTGIWTGTWAGSWADDFTTDANINFQVSGGNILDLTDAMQGYFDLVLGQLADWRDNATRFYNARGFLAPSRTDGEYGHMLHFNNGSFPGQAWTGGADWMLYPLLEYYQVTGDKAFLQNKLGPALMELALFYEDFLTRTDSHGKAVFVPSFSMENTPTSTGQSFSINATGDIMAGRHALQAAIDAANELGLEQGSGKGVARWTALLAKLPDYTINGDGALAEWSWPGLTDRYDHRHVQHMYGAWPLHEINPEEKPDLVKYAAKALDKRGDANFSAHGSLHRALSRARLKDGAGVYANLLKIYGKNMVWRSLMTSHNPNLDIYNCDAANTIPAILAEALVYSRPGVLEILPALPDQLAQGTIKGVRGRNRISIQSLTWDTVARTATVKLTSDIDQDITFICRRGITSVSTAATVKTSSLGNHARTVSLTAGTSTTITIGLLTGVFKLVNRRSGKVIDISGASTANGGAAIQFPWSGSANQKWKLLPDYDGSYRLSNVNSGKVLDNPGGSTSNGTALDQWSDTNGVNQWWKLVPTSGGYYRLINVKSGLCADVNGGSTADGAKIIQWPTGGGDNQEWQPVGV, encoded by the coding sequence ATGAGACTGCCCGACCGTCCCGTGGACCGCCGGCGCTTCCTCACCGCCGCCGCACTGACCCTCGGCGCCACGACCCTGCCGGGCTTCGTGTTCGCCAACCGGGCCGCCGCGGCCGTCCCGCCCCAGGTCACCCTCCCGGGCCGCGGTACATGGGACAACGCCACCGCCTCGGCCTGGACCGACGGGTTCCTCAGCGGCAACGGCGAGTACGGCACCGTGTACTACGGCACGCCCACGCTCGAAAAGATGATCTTCAACTACCACAAACTGGTGCTGCCGAACGGCACCCGGAGCACGATGCCCCCGGACCTGAGAAGCGTGCTGGAGCCGGCCCGGGACAAGGCGCTGGCGGGCGACTACTCCGGGGCCGCGTCGACCTTCGCGAACGGCTGGAACCTGCAGTGGACGCAGACGTTCCACCCCGGCTACGAGCTGCAGCTCAGTACCCCGGGCATGACCACGGTCAACGACTACGCCCGGATCACCGACTTCCGCACCGGCGAGGTCACCCACACCTGGACGGACTCCTTCGGCACCTGGAAGCGCCACGTCTTCGTCTCCCGCGCCGACCAGGTCATCGTCCACGAGCTGCTGCCGGCCACCGGCCGCACCGTAGACACCACCCTCAGCGTCAACACCGCACTGGACTCCACGCCGTCCAGCGTCTCCTTCGCCACCACCGCCAGCGTCTCCAGCGGCGACGGCTACCTGAACCTGCGCGGCACCTACCCTGCCGGGAAGGGCGCCTTCGGCTACGAGGGCGTCACCCGGGTCGTCGTCTCGGGATCCGGCTCCTCGGTCACCGCGAGCGGAAACACCCTCGTGGTCGCCAAGGCCACCAAGGTGCTGCTGCTGACCAAGCTGGGCCGGTACGAGACCTCCACCGGCTGGGACGCCAAGCCGCTGCAGGCCGCGCTGGCCTCGCTGACCGCCGACTATGCCACCCTGCTGGGCAGACACGCCCCCAAGCACCAGGCGATGTACGACCGTTCCAGCATCGACCTGAACGTCTCCACCGCCGACCGACAACTGTCCACCAGCGACCTCATCGCCCGCCAGAAGTCCAACAGTGGCGCGGTCGACATAGCGCTGCTGGAGCGGATGTACGACTCCGGCCGCTATCTGTTCGTCAGCTCCACCGGCATTCTGCCGCCCCGCCTGACCGGCATCTGGACCGGCACCTGGGCCGGCTCCTGGGCCGACGACTTCACCACCGACGCCAACATCAACTTCCAGGTCTCCGGGGGCAACATCCTCGACCTCACCGACGCGATGCAGGGGTACTTCGACCTCGTCCTCGGCCAGTTGGCCGACTGGCGCGACAACGCGACCCGGTTCTACAACGCTCGCGGCTTCCTCGCCCCGTCCCGCACCGACGGCGAGTACGGGCACATGCTGCACTTCAACAACGGCAGCTTCCCAGGCCAGGCATGGACCGGCGGCGCCGACTGGATGCTCTACCCACTGCTGGAGTACTACCAGGTCACCGGTGACAAGGCCTTTCTCCAGAACAAGCTGGGCCCCGCCCTGATGGAACTCGCCCTGTTCTACGAGGACTTCCTCACCCGCACCGACTCCCACGGCAAGGCCGTGTTCGTCCCTTCCTTCTCCATGGAGAACACCCCGACCAGCACGGGCCAGTCCTTCTCCATCAACGCCACCGGCGACATCATGGCCGGCAGACACGCCCTGCAGGCCGCCATCGACGCCGCGAACGAACTCGGACTGGAACAGGGCAGCGGCAAGGGCGTGGCCCGCTGGACCGCCTTGCTCGCCAAGCTGCCCGACTACACCATCAACGGTGACGGCGCGCTCGCCGAATGGTCCTGGCCGGGCCTGACCGACCGCTACGACCACCGGCACGTACAGCACATGTACGGCGCCTGGCCGCTGCACGAGATCAACCCCGAGGAGAAGCCCGACCTCGTCAAGTACGCGGCCAAGGCCCTGGACAAGCGCGGCGACGCGAACTTCTCGGCCCACGGCAGCCTGCACCGCGCGCTGTCCCGCGCCCGCCTCAAGGACGGCGCCGGCGTGTACGCCAACCTGCTGAAGATCTACGGCAAGAACATGGTCTGGCGTTCGCTGATGACCTCCCACAACCCCAATCTGGACATCTACAACTGCGACGCGGCCAACACCATCCCCGCCATCCTGGCGGAGGCACTGGTCTACAGCCGCCCCGGCGTCCTGGAGATCCTCCCCGCCCTCCCCGACCAGCTGGCCCAGGGCACCATCAAGGGCGTCCGCGGCCGCAACCGCATCAGCATCCAGTCCCTGACCTGGGACACCGTGGCCCGTACCGCCACCGTCAAGCTCACCTCGGACATCGACCAGGACATCACCTTCATCTGCCGACGCGGCATCACGTCCGTCAGCACCGCCGCCACGGTGAAGACGTCCTCGCTGGGCAACCACGCCCGGACGGTGTCGCTGACCGCCGGCACGAGCACCACGATCACGATCGGCCTGCTCACCGGAGTCTTCAAGCTGGTCAACCGCAGGAGCGGCAAGGTCATCGACATCTCCGGCGCCTCCACCGCCAACGGCGGCGCGGCCATCCAGTTCCCCTGGTCCGGCAGCGCCAACCAGAAGTGGAAGCTGCTCCCCGACTACGACGGCTCGTACCGCCTGTCCAACGTCAACAGCGGCAAGGTGCTCGACAACCCCGGCGGCTCCACCTCCAACGGCACAGCGCTCGACCAGTGGTCGGACACCAACGGCGTCAACCAGTGGTGGAAGCTCGTACCGACGTCCGGTGGCTACTACCGCCTGATCAACGTCAAGAGCGGCCTGTGCGCGGACGTGAACGGCGGCTCGACGGCCGACGGCGCCAAGATCATCCAGTGGCCCACCGGCGGCGGCGACAACCAGGAGTGGCAGCCCGTCGGAGTGTGA
- a CDS encoding dienelactone hydrolase family protein yields MTSVQGTAVDIPTEDGVADAYVAHAADGGPRPGVLLYQDAFGLRPHLTSMADRIAEAGYTVLVPNVFYRHGRSPVVELPEFIDPEARPEIWGKVWPLIQSLTPDLAMRDADAYLRWLADSPLVADGPVALTGYCMGARLALYTAGTYPERVAAAAGFHGGQLASDAPDSPHLVAEHITAELYFGHADQDSSLPPEQIQRLEDALTAAGVRHRCEVYPGAAHGFTQADTASYNKDGDERHWAALLDLLKRTF; encoded by the coding sequence ATGACCTCCGTACAGGGAACAGCCGTTGACATCCCCACCGAGGACGGCGTCGCGGACGCCTATGTAGCACACGCCGCCGACGGCGGTCCCCGGCCCGGCGTTCTGCTCTACCAGGACGCCTTCGGGTTGCGCCCCCATCTGACGTCGATGGCCGACCGGATCGCCGAGGCCGGCTACACGGTGCTGGTGCCCAACGTCTTCTACCGTCACGGGCGTTCGCCGGTCGTCGAGCTGCCGGAGTTCATCGACCCCGAGGCGCGACCGGAGATCTGGGGGAAGGTCTGGCCGCTGATCCAGTCCCTGACGCCCGACCTCGCGATGCGGGACGCGGACGCGTATCTGCGCTGGCTGGCCGACTCCCCCCTGGTCGCGGACGGCCCGGTCGCGTTGACCGGTTACTGCATGGGTGCGCGGCTGGCCCTGTACACGGCGGGCACCTACCCGGAGCGGGTCGCGGCCGCGGCCGGCTTCCACGGAGGCCAGCTGGCGTCGGACGCTCCCGACAGCCCGCACCTGGTGGCCGAACACATCACCGCCGAGCTGTACTTCGGCCACGCCGACCAGGACTCGTCCCTGCCTCCCGAGCAGATACAGCGCCTGGAGGACGCGCTGACCGCTGCGGGTGTACGCCACCGCTGCGAGGTCTACCCGGGCGCCGCCCACGGCTTCACCCAGGCGGACACCGCGTCGTACAACAAGGACGGCGACGAGCGGCACTGGGCCGCGCTGCTCGACCTCCTCAAGCGCACGTTCTGA
- a CDS encoding TetR/AcrR family transcriptional regulator — translation MARVGLTTERVVRAGAELADEVGFDQVTVSELARRFDVKVASLYSHVHNSQDLRTRIALFALEELADRAADALAGRAGKDALVAFANVYRDYGREHPGRSAAARLRLDPETAAAGAGIRHSRMTRAILRGYHLTEPDETHAVRLLGSVFHGYSSLETAGGFSHSAPGSEESWTRILDALDALLRNWPTAPTT, via the coding sequence ATGGCGCGTGTAGGGCTGACCACGGAGCGTGTGGTGCGGGCCGGTGCTGAGCTCGCCGACGAGGTGGGCTTCGACCAGGTGACCGTCTCGGAGCTCGCCCGGCGCTTCGACGTCAAGGTCGCGAGTCTGTACTCGCATGTGCACAACTCCCAGGACCTCAGGACACGGATCGCCCTGTTCGCCCTGGAGGAGCTCGCCGACCGGGCCGCCGACGCCCTGGCCGGCCGGGCCGGCAAGGACGCCCTGGTGGCCTTCGCGAACGTCTACCGCGACTACGGCCGCGAACACCCCGGCCGGTCGGCCGCGGCCCGGCTGAGACTGGACCCCGAGACGGCCGCCGCCGGCGCGGGCATCCGCCACTCCCGGATGACGCGGGCGATCCTGCGCGGCTACCACCTGACGGAACCGGACGAGACGCACGCCGTACGGCTGCTTGGCAGCGTCTTCCACGGCTACTCGAGCCTGGAGACTGCCGGCGGCTTCAGCCACAGCGCCCCCGGCTCCGAGGAGTCCTGGACGCGGATCCTTGACGCCCTTGACGCCCTGCTGCGCAACTGGCCCACCGCACCCACCACTTGA
- a CDS encoding FBP domain-containing protein yields the protein MEPLTEQEIRAAFVNCTKGEAKRLNIPRDLALQPWEDLDYLGWRDPQAPDRAYLVVELEGRPRALAMRSSTAGSWQARRSMCSMCLTTHSGGVSLMVAPKAGKAGQQGNSVGAYMCSDLACSLYVRGKRDAGIGARLHETVTLEEKIERTVANVAAFVANVTTA from the coding sequence ATGGAACCGCTGACCGAGCAAGAGATCCGTGCCGCGTTCGTGAACTGCACCAAGGGCGAGGCCAAGCGCCTGAACATCCCCCGCGACCTGGCCCTCCAGCCCTGGGAGGACCTCGACTACCTCGGCTGGCGCGATCCACAGGCTCCCGACCGCGCCTACCTCGTGGTCGAGCTGGAGGGCCGCCCCAGGGCCCTCGCGATGCGCTCCTCCACCGCCGGTTCCTGGCAGGCGCGGCGCAGCATGTGCTCGATGTGCCTCACCACCCACTCCGGTGGGGTGTCCCTGATGGTCGCGCCGAAGGCGGGGAAGGCCGGACAGCAGGGCAATTCGGTGGGCGCCTACATGTGCAGCGATCTGGCCTGCTCGCTGTATGTACGCGGCAAGCGGGACGCGGGCATCGGCGCACGGCTCCACGAGACGGTCACCCTGGAGGAGAAGATCGAGCGGACCGTGGCGAACGTCGCCGCGTTCGTCGCCAACGTGACCACGGCATAA
- a CDS encoding L-threonylcarbamoyladenylate synthase: MAKYFDVHPDNPQPRTIAQVADSIRADALIAYPTDSCYALGCRLGSRDGIERIRTIRHLDDRHHFTLVCQDFAQLGQFVRVDNDVFRAIKASTPGSYTFILPATKEVPRMLQHPKKKTVGVRIPDHVVTQALLSELGEPLLSSTLLLPDEDEPMTQGWEIKDRLDHVLDAVVDSGDCGTEPTTVINFSEGEAEIVRRGAGDVSRFE, translated from the coding sequence ATGGCGAAGTACTTCGACGTGCACCCCGACAACCCCCAGCCGCGCACCATCGCCCAGGTCGCGGACAGCATCCGCGCCGACGCGCTCATCGCGTACCCCACGGACTCCTGCTACGCGCTGGGCTGCCGACTGGGCAGCCGTGACGGGATCGAGCGGATCCGGACCATCCGCCATCTCGACGACCGGCACCACTTCACCCTGGTCTGTCAGGACTTCGCGCAGCTCGGCCAGTTCGTACGGGTCGACAACGACGTGTTCCGGGCGATCAAGGCGTCGACACCCGGCAGTTACACCTTCATCCTGCCGGCGACGAAGGAGGTGCCGCGGATGCTGCAGCACCCGAAGAAGAAGACGGTCGGCGTGCGCATCCCCGACCACGTCGTCACCCAGGCCCTGCTCTCCGAACTCGGCGAGCCGCTGCTGTCCAGCACGCTGCTCCTGCCCGACGAGGACGAGCCGATGACACAGGGCTGGGAGATCAAGGATCGCCTCGACCACGTGCTGGACGCGGTGGTCGACTCCGGGGACTGCGGCACCGAGCCGACGACGGTCATCAACTTCTCGGAAGGCGAGGCCGAGATCGTACGGCGGGGGGCCGGGGACGTCAGCCGGTTCGAATGA
- a CDS encoding GDSL-type esterase/lipase family protein — protein sequence MQTTYDWITTPITADLLRGALDVEHTEHGVLPHRLPARARAQCTDPQLAGAESQPSGVRLAFRTRATAVELDTLPTKRVYVGAPPRPDGVYDLLVDGRAAGRASVTGGNTVTVDMAAGTTELRPGPVGTLRFTGLPEGDKNVEIWLPHNETTELVALRTDAPVEPAPPSGRKVWLHHGSSISHGSDAASPTTTWPALAASLGDVDLINLGLSGSALLDPFTARTLRDTPADLISVKIGINLVNTDLMRLRAFTSAVHGFLDTVREGHATTPLLVVSPILCPMHEDTPGPSAIDFTSLGDGRLQFHAMGDPAERADGKLALGVIRDELNRIVAQRSAEDPNLHYLDGRDLYGESDSAELPLPDQLHPDAATHLRIGERFAELAFAEGGVFGVRGV from the coding sequence ATGCAGACCACGTACGACTGGATCACCACGCCGATCACGGCCGACCTGCTGCGCGGCGCACTCGACGTGGAACACACCGAACACGGCGTACTGCCGCACCGACTGCCCGCCCGGGCCCGCGCCCAGTGCACCGATCCACAGCTGGCCGGCGCCGAGTCCCAGCCCTCGGGTGTACGGCTGGCCTTCCGTACGCGTGCCACCGCCGTCGAACTGGACACCCTGCCCACCAAGCGCGTCTACGTCGGTGCCCCGCCGCGTCCCGACGGCGTGTACGACCTCCTCGTCGACGGCCGCGCGGCCGGCCGGGCGAGCGTCACGGGCGGCAACACCGTGACCGTCGACATGGCCGCCGGCACCACCGAGCTCCGTCCCGGCCCCGTGGGCACCCTGCGCTTCACCGGCCTGCCCGAGGGAGACAAGAACGTGGAGATCTGGCTCCCGCACAACGAGACGACCGAACTGGTCGCCCTGCGCACCGACGCCCCGGTGGAGCCCGCACCGCCGAGCGGCCGCAAGGTGTGGCTGCACCACGGCAGTTCGATCAGTCACGGCTCCGACGCGGCGAGCCCCACCACCACATGGCCCGCACTCGCCGCCTCCCTCGGCGACGTGGACCTGATCAACCTCGGACTGAGCGGCAGCGCCCTGCTCGACCCGTTCACCGCCCGCACGCTGCGCGACACCCCCGCCGACCTGATCAGCGTCAAGATCGGCATCAACCTGGTCAACACCGACCTGATGCGCCTGCGCGCGTTCACCTCGGCCGTCCACGGTTTCCTCGACACCGTCCGCGAAGGCCACGCCACCACACCGCTGCTGGTCGTCTCACCCATCCTGTGCCCGATGCACGAGGACACGCCCGGCCCGAGCGCCATCGACTTCACCTCCCTCGGCGACGGCAGGCTGCAGTTCCACGCCATGGGCGATCCGGCGGAACGTGCCGACGGGAAACTGGCCCTCGGCGTGATCCGGGACGAGCTGAACCGCATAGTGGCCCAACGGTCGGCCGAGGACCCGAACCTGCACTACCTCGACGGACGCGACCTGTACGGGGAGTCCGACTCCGCCGAACTCCCGCTGCCCGACCAGCTCCACCCGGATGCCGCCACCCACCTCCGCATCGGCGAACGCTTCGCCGAACTGGCCTTCGCCGAGGGAGGTGTGTTCGGCGTTCGCGGAGTGTGA